The proteins below are encoded in one region of Myxococcales bacterium:
- the era gene encoding GTPase Era, whose amino-acid sequence MKSATDISYPAGTCALLGRPNVGKSTLLNAILGQKLAITASKPQTTRAQILGVYTQKEPPAQIALVDTPGLHKPHGPLGRALVEAAKSSLHQCDVRLLITEAPAAQKGAEHFAERDRNVIELLADVKGPTLLALNKIDQLPNKDALLPIIEAYAKLYPFAEIVPISALRKKQINVLISAICKHLPEGPHYDEQFLTDRPTRFFAAELVREAAIRNTHQEVPYGVAIVVDTFEESQKPIHIAMTLVVERESHKKILIGTRGSMIKKIGSEARKEIEELVGGQVFLELWVKVIPDWTQNPRYIQELVLAQS is encoded by the coding sequence ATGAAAAGCGCAACAGACATATCTTATCCAGCAGGCACCTGTGCCCTACTAGGGCGACCTAACGTTGGAAAATCCACCCTTTTGAACGCAATTTTGGGCCAAAAGCTAGCTATTACGGCCAGTAAACCTCAAACCACCCGCGCTCAGATCCTAGGCGTCTACACGCAAAAAGAGCCACCCGCTCAGATTGCGCTGGTTGACACACCGGGTCTTCATAAACCCCACGGTCCGCTGGGACGCGCCCTGGTAGAAGCCGCCAAATCTTCCCTGCATCAATGTGACGTACGTTTGCTCATTACTGAAGCACCAGCCGCTCAAAAAGGCGCCGAGCATTTTGCCGAGCGCGATCGCAACGTCATCGAGCTCCTAGCCGATGTAAAAGGCCCGACCCTTCTAGCGCTAAACAAAATCGATCAGCTTCCCAATAAAGATGCACTGCTACCGATCATCGAAGCTTATGCAAAGCTATATCCCTTTGCAGAAATCGTTCCCATAAGCGCTCTTAGAAAGAAGCAAATCAACGTACTAATTTCTGCCATTTGCAAACACCTACCTGAAGGGCCCCACTACGACGAGCAGTTTTTAACCGACCGGCCCACTCGTTTTTTTGCAGCCGAACTTGTGCGAGAAGCTGCCATCCGCAACACCCATCAAGAAGTTCCCTACGGTGTTGCAATCGTCGTCGATACCTTTGAGGAATCGCAAAAACCCATACACATCGCGATGACACTTGTGGTTGAACGCGAGTCACACAAAAAAATCTTGATCGGAACCCGTGGTTCCATGATTAAAAAAATCGGCAGCGAGGCCCGAAAAGAAATCGAAGAACTGGTTGGTGGCCAAGTCTTTTTGGAGCTGTGGGTGAAGGTTATTCCGGATTGGACACAAAACCCACGCTACATTCAGGAGCTTGTGCTCGCGCAATCTTGA
- a CDS encoding HAMP domain-containing histidine kinase, producing MTTLWGLPPAQLTSNKNYSAGTRTVQGEIRWLSKNHLRYPVIGLALGIAIAFGLAKIIPITLVAWAALTMLGVSIGLLLETSIASKANLRVGADIQTALQQLASDEADARSELIEYSRRQRQWTQMLEEQIQERTQTMQGVVNRIQKLREERVTSLRGFSHDLRNPLAVLKSNAEYLKDYAADIPEGKEVLDDMVDATGKMEQMLKELMGAASSETAMVQLTPERLDVAPLADRLQRRMRALVHGKDIRVSVMRTREAPESIITDPLLLDRVLDNLLTNAAKYTNNGSIVIEVAGNPQFLTIKVSDTGRGIPENKIEQIFEPGGSDKNERAKNSFGVGLSVVVKLLSQLGGKLDVMSKEGEGTTFWAHFPLKLPELRLSDTPEAKDVVEIVPNVVNIRHSSP from the coding sequence ATGACAACCCTTTGGGGTCTTCCTCCTGCCCAACTTACTTCCAATAAGAACTACAGCGCTGGGACGCGCACGGTACAAGGGGAAATCCGATGGCTCAGTAAAAACCACCTTCGCTACCCAGTGATTGGACTAGCCCTTGGCATTGCGATTGCTTTTGGGCTGGCGAAAATTATTCCGATCACGTTGGTGGCGTGGGCGGCCCTAACAATGCTGGGAGTGTCCATCGGATTGCTTTTGGAAACTTCTATAGCAAGTAAGGCTAATCTTCGAGTGGGAGCCGATATACAAACGGCCCTCCAACAACTTGCCTCAGACGAAGCAGATGCACGTAGCGAACTGATTGAATACAGCAGGCGGCAGCGGCAATGGACGCAAATGCTTGAGGAGCAGATTCAAGAACGAACGCAAACCATGCAAGGTGTGGTAAATCGTATTCAGAAACTACGCGAAGAACGCGTTACAAGTTTGCGTGGTTTTTCGCACGACCTTCGCAACCCGCTAGCAGTCCTTAAATCCAACGCCGAGTACCTCAAAGATTACGCCGCCGATATTCCTGAGGGCAAAGAAGTCCTTGATGACATGGTCGATGCCACCGGCAAAATGGAGCAGATGCTAAAAGAGCTGATGGGCGCCGCTTCATCTGAGACAGCGATGGTACAGCTTACTCCTGAACGACTTGATGTCGCACCGCTAGCGGATCGACTTCAACGTCGCATGCGAGCGCTTGTCCATGGAAAAGATATTCGCGTTAGCGTTATGCGTACGCGTGAAGCTCCTGAATCAATTATAACAGATCCCCTCCTTCTAGATCGCGTGCTAGACAATCTGCTAACCAATGCGGCTAAGTACACGAACAACGGCAGTATTGTGATCGAGGTTGCTGGTAATCCCCAATTCCTTACGATTAAAGTATCTGATACAGGACGGGGAATTCCCGAGAACAAAATTGAGCAGATTTTTGAACCTGGCGGCTCTGATAAAAACGAGCGTGCCAAAAACAGTTTTGGGGTAGGTCTTTCAGTCGTCGTCAAATTATTGTCGCAACTGGGAGGTAAACTTGATGTGATGTCCAAAGAGGGTGAAGGAACAACCTTTTGGGCTCATTTTCCTTTGAAATTACCAGAGCTTCGCTTAAGTGACACGCCAGAGGCAAAAGACGTTGTCGAAATAGTGCCAAATGTCGTAAATATAAGGCATTCATCACCCTAG
- the fsa gene encoding fructose-6-phosphate aldolase, with product MKIFIDTADVSEIREAAAMGVIDGVTTNPSLVAKSGRSMSAVIEEICSIIDGPISAEVLAVDAEGIYKEGLALSKVHKNIVVKVPLIAEGLKAVKKLSSEGIPCNVTLCFSANQALLAAKAGAAYISPFIGRLDDVSTDGMELIEQIVGIYRNYDFQTEVLAASIRHPVHVLQCAMIGADVATLPFKVISQLVKHPLTDKGLETFLADAKKIPAA from the coding sequence ATGAAGATTTTTATCGACACCGCTGATGTTAGCGAGATTCGCGAAGCAGCTGCGATGGGCGTCATTGACGGCGTCACAACCAATCCCAGTCTTGTTGCAAAATCAGGCCGCTCCATGAGTGCAGTTATCGAAGAGATATGCAGCATTATCGATGGTCCGATTAGCGCTGAAGTCTTGGCCGTTGATGCTGAGGGCATCTACAAAGAAGGCTTAGCTCTTTCAAAAGTTCATAAAAACATCGTCGTTAAAGTTCCGTTGATTGCCGAGGGTCTCAAAGCTGTAAAGAAGTTGAGCTCCGAAGGCATTCCTTGCAACGTGACGCTGTGCTTTAGTGCCAACCAAGCCTTGCTTGCCGCAAAAGCCGGAGCGGCTTACATCAGTCCTTTCATTGGTCGGTTGGATGATGTGAGTACGGATGGCATGGAGCTCATCGAGCAGATCGTGGGCATTTATCGCAACTACGATTTTCAAACCGAGGTGCTTGCAGCGAGTATTCGCCATCCCGTGCATGTCCTTCAATGCGCGATGATTGGCGCCGATGTCGCGACCTTGCCTTTTAAGGTGATAAGTCAGCTCGTGAAGCATCCGCTTACGGATAAGGGGCTTGAGACCTTTTTAGCGGATGCAAAGAAAATCCCCGCGGCTTAG
- a CDS encoding ferritin, with translation MSSENLHAPRERLQKKTILIHQAISSLIEELEAVDWYNQRADDCDDPELKAILIHNMKEEIEHATMALEWLRRHDETFDHELKERLFKDGPITHHD, from the coding sequence ATGTCTAGCGAAAATCTTCATGCGCCGCGTGAGCGGCTTCAAAAGAAAACTATTCTGATTCATCAAGCGATAAGCTCTCTCATTGAGGAACTTGAAGCGGTCGATTGGTACAATCAGCGTGCCGATGATTGCGATGATCCTGAACTAAAAGCCATCCTCATTCACAACATGAAAGAGGAGATTGAGCATGCCACCATGGCCTTGGAATGGTTGCGTCGTCATGATGAAACCTTTGACCATGAGCTCAAAGAGCGTCTGTTTAAGGATGGTCCAATTACGCATCATGATTAA
- a CDS encoding thiamine pyrophosphate-binding protein, which produces MQDETLHQAQKVVDVFLKYLIAEGAHVVFGIPGGLLHPFFEAVENHKDMRLVVSRHEEGSAFMADGYARTTRKLAVCAGTSGPGATNLLTGVSVAYADGVPMMVVTGQAASSALGKGAAQETNREDIDVVQMFSPVTKYSTMVSSPESVPHHLRRALREAFSGRPGPVHLNIPVDFWSHPLEEDWFEPHSYRPDTRLFDRNAVAEAAKALLAASNPIFLAGSGVGIAGAEEHLRVLAELLPARVATSPRAKGLFSEAHPLSLGVLGFAGHADAREVILGKKVDVLFTIGASLNETTTLNWHPNFCQQNRSSNLISIQGALDETSQSMCPL; this is translated from the coding sequence ATGCAAGACGAGACCCTGCATCAAGCTCAAAAGGTAGTCGACGTCTTTTTGAAGTACCTCATTGCGGAAGGCGCACATGTTGTCTTCGGCATACCCGGAGGATTGCTTCATCCGTTTTTTGAGGCTGTTGAAAATCACAAGGATATGCGTCTTGTCGTAAGCCGTCATGAAGAGGGCTCCGCATTCATGGCAGACGGCTATGCACGTACCACTCGGAAACTCGCTGTGTGCGCAGGAACCTCAGGGCCAGGAGCAACCAATCTTCTTACAGGAGTGTCCGTGGCATACGCCGATGGCGTACCGATGATGGTCGTGACTGGCCAAGCAGCAAGCTCTGCGCTCGGCAAAGGCGCAGCCCAGGAAACCAATCGCGAGGACATTGACGTGGTGCAAATGTTTTCACCAGTCACCAAATACTCGACGATGGTTTCATCGCCAGAAAGCGTTCCGCATCATTTGCGCCGCGCGTTGCGTGAAGCCTTTTCCGGACGCCCTGGACCTGTTCATCTCAATATTCCTGTGGATTTTTGGTCACACCCCCTTGAAGAAGATTGGTTCGAGCCACATAGCTACAGGCCTGACACACGTCTATTTGACCGCAACGCAGTTGCAGAGGCCGCAAAAGCGTTGCTTGCTGCCAGCAACCCGATTTTTCTAGCCGGCTCCGGCGTAGGCATTGCTGGCGCTGAAGAGCACCTCCGTGTTCTCGCTGAACTACTCCCAGCGCGGGTTGCTACGAGCCCAAGAGCAAAAGGTTTGTTTTCTGAGGCACACCCCCTGTCACTAGGGGTGCTTGGTTTTGCAGGACACGCGGATGCGCGTGAAGTTATCTTGGGTAAGAAAGTCGATGTGCTGTTTACGATTGGCGCCTCGTTAAACGAAACAACCACCCTGAACTGGCATCCCAATTTTTGCCAGCAAAATCGCTCATCCAACTTGATATCGATCCAGGGCGCATTGGACGAAACTTCCCAGTCGATGTGCCCCTTGTAG
- the der gene encoding ribosome biogenesis GTPase Der, with the protein MKRHHNKARLPAGLSMHRPLIAIVGRPNVGKSSLFNRLVGANLAIVQDQPGVTRDRHYGSSHIAGHEVIVVDTGGFDPQSEDPMQMGIAQQVRLALEEASVIVCLLDGITPPLPADYEAIQLLREQTKPVLYVANKIDSPKQALGFSDLYSLGIDKIYPVSALHGHGMSDLEVALGKIIPKRETEAFPKLEDVPYVSLLGKPNAGKSSLLNRLLGHEQQLVDSRPGTTVDAIDTLIEKRGQQYVFIDTAGLRKKSSKKDTIESASVFQAIRTLERSDVAVLLIDATLGVVEQDSKIASLIEDRGCALVIGLNKVDLLGREERKKAIRDIRDALAFLAWAPIVELSAKEGRGTNKLLDTARHAYLEHNKRVGTAELNRFFEKVLAHHPPPTTGSRAVRLYYVTQAQTRPPAFVAITNRPKDVHFSYQRYVKNQIRKHFGFEGTPIRVYYRPKKK; encoded by the coding sequence ATGAAGCGGCATCATAACAAAGCAAGATTACCAGCAGGTCTGTCGATGCACCGGCCGCTCATCGCCATCGTAGGTCGACCTAACGTTGGTAAGAGCTCCCTATTTAATCGTCTGGTTGGTGCAAACCTTGCGATTGTTCAAGATCAGCCTGGCGTGACTCGCGATCGCCACTACGGCAGTAGCCACATTGCAGGCCATGAAGTTATTGTGGTGGACACCGGAGGTTTTGATCCACAAAGCGAAGATCCGATGCAGATGGGTATTGCCCAGCAAGTCCGACTCGCCCTTGAAGAAGCCTCTGTCATCGTATGTCTGCTCGATGGGATTACACCACCGCTCCCCGCTGACTACGAAGCCATCCAACTACTTCGTGAGCAAACCAAACCCGTGCTTTACGTTGCAAACAAGATCGATTCGCCCAAGCAGGCACTTGGGTTTTCCGATCTTTACTCCCTTGGAATCGATAAAATCTATCCAGTGTCCGCCTTGCACGGCCATGGCATGAGCGATTTAGAAGTAGCGCTTGGCAAGATTATTCCAAAGAGGGAAACAGAAGCCTTTCCGAAACTTGAAGACGTGCCCTACGTTTCTCTGCTGGGTAAACCCAACGCTGGCAAATCGTCATTGCTCAACCGTCTATTGGGACATGAACAACAACTTGTTGATTCAAGACCAGGAACGACAGTCGATGCCATCGATACGCTCATTGAAAAACGCGGACAGCAGTATGTCTTTATTGACACCGCAGGTCTTCGCAAAAAAAGCAGCAAAAAAGACACCATCGAATCGGCTAGCGTATTTCAAGCCATTCGCACCTTAGAGCGAAGCGACGTTGCGGTCCTGCTTATCGACGCAACCCTTGGCGTGGTTGAGCAAGATTCAAAAATCGCGAGTTTGATTGAGGATCGCGGTTGTGCGCTTGTGATTGGCCTAAATAAAGTCGATTTGTTGGGCCGCGAAGAGCGAAAAAAAGCGATCCGTGACATCCGCGATGCCCTTGCTTTTCTTGCCTGGGCGCCCATCGTCGAGCTGAGCGCAAAAGAAGGCCGCGGCACAAACAAACTATTGGATACTGCTAGGCACGCCTACCTCGAGCACAACAAGCGCGTTGGCACAGCCGAACTTAACCGTTTCTTCGAGAAGGTTCTTGCGCACCATCCGCCGCCCACCACAGGTAGTCGCGCCGTACGCTTGTATTATGTCACTCAGGCGCAAACACGCCCGCCCGCCTTTGTCGCCATCACCAACCGACCCAAAGACGTTCACTTTAGTTATCAACGCTATGTCAAAAACCAAATCCGAAAACACTTCGGCTTTGAAGGCACACCCATTCGCGTCTACTATCGACCTAAGAAGAAATAG
- a CDS encoding PEGA domain-containing protein: MFRAFCMLMVCSFCVLSVAHAQNPDAKSELAKRAYTKGETLFKAGHYEAAQVQFEAAYAASPNPVVLLSVAKTQEKLENYSGVVQSLERYLKERADAPDAEQVQKRINKIKSRPALYRINSQPDGARIFVDGQAQSHVTPAEVQLTPGEHEIELRADGYEAKHMAVSANFAERRPIAVALKKEAAPVVETNEVKMDEEPVDLMPAVWVAAGVSGAALIAGTVLGILALKEQSDFNDNPSTSSADRGENFALFADLSFGLAAAAGITAFVLFLDHNERHSRKEKADKQTAKLELRPELSTQRAGLSAKFNF, from the coding sequence ATGTTTAGAGCATTTTGTATGCTGATGGTGTGCTCGTTCTGTGTTTTGAGCGTAGCTCATGCGCAGAATCCGGATGCCAAGAGCGAGCTTGCCAAAAGAGCTTACACCAAAGGCGAGACACTTTTTAAAGCAGGTCACTACGAAGCTGCACAGGTTCAGTTTGAAGCAGCCTATGCTGCATCGCCCAATCCGGTGGTGCTACTTAGTGTAGCGAAAACCCAGGAGAAGCTAGAGAACTACAGTGGTGTGGTGCAGAGTTTGGAGCGCTATCTTAAAGAGCGAGCCGATGCGCCCGATGCCGAACAAGTCCAAAAGAGGATTAATAAGATTAAAAGCCGTCCGGCTCTTTATCGTATCAATTCTCAGCCCGATGGCGCTCGTATTTTTGTAGACGGCCAAGCTCAGTCTCACGTCACTCCCGCAGAGGTGCAGCTTACGCCTGGAGAGCATGAAATTGAATTGCGAGCCGATGGCTACGAAGCAAAGCACATGGCCGTATCAGCAAATTTTGCAGAACGTAGGCCAATTGCTGTTGCTTTGAAAAAGGAAGCAGCTCCTGTTGTGGAAACAAATGAAGTGAAAATGGATGAGGAGCCAGTGGATTTGATGCCAGCGGTTTGGGTCGCGGCAGGCGTTTCAGGTGCCGCCCTTATTGCAGGCACGGTGCTCGGCATTTTAGCACTCAAAGAGCAAAGTGATTTCAATGACAATCCAAGCACCTCAAGTGCTGATCGTGGCGAGAATTTTGCATTGTTTGCGGATCTGTCTTTTGGCCTTGCCGCGGCGGCAGGAATTACTGCATTTGTGCTTTTTTTGGATCACAACGAGCGACATTCGCGCAAAGAAAAAGCTGACAAACAAACTGCGAAGCTTGAGCTGCGTCCTGAACTCTCAACACAGCGTGCCGGACTTTCTGCTAAGTTTAACTTTTAA
- a CDS encoding matrixin family metalloprotease, giving the protein MHFGVKLLPVLFLFSFFVNVSEALDGSMFDPEGGSGFVRRKSKEGKALYWRNRRIAMEINYLSAPAGISEELLREIVGDAQSKWEKPGCTDIDFEEPATAPSSETNLSDDYFRRTKCGDRFNIPTNETDCINRIVFRTSTDPSDLYYWPQDKNEDLWTSNAERGASEEEADPRDVLALTTTFFVPKTGQIIDADMDINASNFDWVSDDGVMSEDDVAELSSVVTHELGHVLGFGHMPGETSSIMYWQRIPGVNDLNEANDREAVCTTYPFKDITPGVGKYTVAGIDGGCSIHNTDSCSVAVFVVALLLWTRRKGYFFLGR; this is encoded by the coding sequence ATGCACTTTGGCGTTAAGTTGCTTCCCGTTTTGTTTTTATTCTCTTTTTTCGTGAATGTCAGTGAGGCACTGGACGGTTCCATGTTCGACCCAGAGGGTGGCAGCGGTTTTGTGCGCAGAAAGAGCAAAGAGGGTAAGGCGCTTTATTGGCGTAATCGTCGTATCGCAATGGAGATAAACTATCTGAGCGCTCCAGCCGGGATTTCAGAAGAGCTCTTGCGAGAAATTGTGGGTGATGCTCAAAGCAAATGGGAAAAGCCCGGATGCACGGATATAGATTTTGAAGAACCGGCCACTGCGCCCAGTTCTGAGACCAACCTATCCGACGACTATTTCCGCCGGACTAAATGTGGCGATCGTTTTAATATTCCAACAAATGAAACGGATTGTATCAACCGAATCGTGTTTCGTACGAGTACGGATCCAAGTGATCTTTACTATTGGCCACAAGACAAAAATGAGGATCTATGGACCAGCAACGCCGAACGCGGTGCTTCAGAAGAAGAAGCCGACCCTCGTGATGTGTTGGCCTTGACCACGACTTTTTTTGTTCCCAAAACAGGGCAAATCATTGATGCAGACATGGACATCAATGCTTCCAATTTTGATTGGGTTTCCGATGACGGTGTGATGAGTGAGGATGACGTTGCTGAGCTCTCGAGTGTGGTTACCCACGAACTTGGCCATGTATTGGGCTTTGGGCATATGCCAGGTGAAACAAGCTCGATCATGTATTGGCAGCGCATTCCAGGAGTGAATGATCTCAATGAAGCAAATGATCGTGAAGCGGTATGTACCACATACCCTTTTAAGGACATTACGCCAGGCGTTGGCAAATACACGGTTGCTGGTATTGATGGTGGTTGCAGCATACACAACACGGATTCGTGTTCCGTTGCTGTTTTCGTAGTTGCTCTTTTGCTATGGACGCGACGTAAAGGCTATTTCTTCTTAGGTCGATAG
- a CDS encoding thiamine pyrophosphate-binding protein — protein sequence MPAKSLIQLDIDPGRIGRNFPVDVPLVGDAQTILTELVYHVHRLIRDGVTPASVWEKEEPLVRGHQRYIEPGLRISEQFPVTPQRWRCDLEEVLPNDTIIFSDIGGHMLFNVHNLCIKDDQRFIINLGFGSMGHGTVAPIGAALAVPDRPIVAIIGDACFMMNGMEIITAAEENIPVIWIVENNQMHGITWHGSRLVGKGLGLSSVKNKRPLPIAKMAEAMGLRSYMVDRAGQIQDVMRAALAYPGPTLIEVLVDPYIPPPLGDRARSIAGFISSRPSPNAEDKS from the coding sequence TTGCCAGCAAAATCGCTCATCCAACTTGATATCGATCCAGGGCGCATTGGACGAAACTTCCCAGTCGATGTGCCCCTTGTAGGCGACGCTCAAACGATTCTAACTGAATTGGTTTATCACGTGCACCGACTCATTCGAGACGGCGTCACTCCGGCTTCGGTCTGGGAAAAAGAAGAGCCGCTAGTCCGTGGACACCAACGCTATATCGAGCCTGGCCTGCGCATTTCTGAGCAATTCCCGGTCACGCCTCAACGCTGGCGCTGTGATCTGGAAGAAGTACTCCCCAACGACACTATTATTTTTTCTGACATTGGGGGACACATGCTCTTCAATGTTCACAACCTCTGCATCAAAGACGATCAACGTTTTATCATCAACCTGGGTTTTGGTTCGATGGGACATGGTACCGTTGCGCCTATTGGTGCGGCTTTAGCAGTGCCAGATCGCCCTATCGTGGCGATTATTGGTGATGCTTGTTTCATGATGAACGGTATGGAGATTATTACAGCCGCCGAGGAAAACATCCCCGTCATCTGGATTGTAGAAAACAACCAGATGCACGGCATTACTTGGCACGGAAGTCGTCTTGTCGGCAAAGGGCTGGGCCTTTCTTCTGTCAAAAACAAACGTCCGCTACCCATTGCCAAAATGGCCGAAGCCATGGGCCTCCGATCATACATGGTTGATCGAGCAGGACAAATCCAAGACGTGATGCGTGCTGCTTTGGCTTATCCTGGGCCAACCTTGATTGAAGTGTTGGTAGACCCGTATATACCGCCTCCTTTGGGTGATCGAGCACGATCCATTGCTGGCTTTATAAGTAGTCGCCCAAGTCCAAATGCCGAAGATAAAAGTTAG
- a CDS encoding ABC transporter permease, with the protein MNFHGVWAIYRFEIARALRTVAQSFITPVITTSLYFVVFGSAIGSRMAEVDGVPYGAFIVPGLVMLSLFTESISNASFGIYFPKFTGTIYELLSAPVSYFEIVLAYVGAAATKSVVLGFIILATASMFVSIQIAHPLWMIGSLLLTAITFSLFGFIIGVWANSFEQLQFVPMLIVTPLTFLGGAFYSIDMLPPAWRTVTLFNPVVYLISGFRWSFYESSDVEVGISLFMTLAFCLACMCVVAWIFKTGYRLKS; encoded by the coding sequence CTGAACTTCCATGGGGTTTGGGCAATCTACAGATTTGAAATCGCCCGAGCTTTGCGCACGGTTGCCCAAAGTTTTATCACGCCCGTAATCACGACAAGTCTTTATTTTGTCGTGTTTGGATCAGCTATCGGTTCGCGTATGGCTGAAGTCGACGGAGTCCCTTATGGCGCCTTCATAGTGCCCGGGCTTGTTATGCTTTCATTGTTTACGGAAAGTATTTCCAATGCATCTTTTGGGATCTATTTTCCAAAATTTACAGGGACGATTTATGAACTTCTTTCCGCACCCGTTTCTTATTTTGAGATCGTATTAGCGTATGTTGGAGCAGCGGCGACCAAGTCTGTGGTGTTGGGCTTCATTATTTTGGCCACGGCTTCGATGTTTGTATCTATCCAGATTGCTCATCCCCTATGGATGATTGGGTCTTTGCTGCTTACGGCAATTACCTTTAGCTTGTTTGGTTTTATTATAGGTGTATGGGCCAATAGTTTTGAGCAGCTGCAGTTCGTGCCGATGCTTATCGTCACGCCGCTCACCTTTTTGGGTGGAGCGTTTTATTCCATTGATATGTTGCCCCCAGCATGGCGAACAGTAACGCTGTTTAATCCTGTAGTTTACCTTATAAGTGGTTTTCGTTGGAGCTTTTATGAAAGCTCAGACGTGGAAGTCGGGATTAGCCTATTCATGACCCTTGCGTTCTGCCTTGCCTGCATGTGTGTTGTGGCTTGGATTTTTAAGACTGGGTATCGGCTGAAAAGCTAA
- a CDS encoding glutaredoxin family protein — MILYRTSWCGVCKQAAAFFKKQGIAFVEKDIEKEAGAASEMRSKCERAKLQCSGVPVIDVDGRLIEGFNQSAIKELL; from the coding sequence GTGATTTTATATCGAACGTCATGGTGCGGTGTATGCAAGCAAGCTGCTGCTTTCTTTAAAAAGCAAGGAATTGCTTTCGTCGAGAAAGATATCGAAAAAGAAGCGGGTGCGGCATCGGAAATGCGCAGCAAGTGTGAACGCGCCAAGCTTCAATGCAGTGGAGTTCCCGTGATTGATGTCGATGGCAGGTTGATTGAAGGGTTCAATCAATCGGCCATAAAAGAACTGCTCTAG